A genomic region of Brevibacillus sp. JNUCC-41 contains the following coding sequences:
- a CDS encoding fumarylacetoacetate hydrolase family protein, whose amino-acid sequence MKLATFIKGEQQKLAVQIEDQLIDIEETAKRNEWNQIVSDVMDVINFSQSERDEFESKIHEAVREGMAASIEEKGLEFGPSVTKPHKIICVGLNYKRHADETNAPYPEVPILFNKFDNTLTGHGCEIAIPSVTNELDYEVELGIVIGKKTKNVSEEAALSHVFGYCTVNDLSARDLQMRTQQWLLGKTCDDFSPVGPYLVTADEVGNPNDLQLKTYVNDEIRQNSNTSDMIFSCAEIISYISKHMTLEPGDLILTGTPEGVVLGLPAEQRVYIQPGDVVTVEIEKLGALTNTFVAESEEAMTNA is encoded by the coding sequence ATGAAATTGGCTACTTTTATAAAAGGTGAACAGCAAAAACTGGCTGTTCAAATTGAGGATCAGTTAATAGATATCGAAGAAACGGCGAAGAGGAATGAATGGAACCAAATCGTGTCGGATGTCATGGACGTGATAAATTTCAGCCAATCCGAACGGGACGAATTTGAAAGTAAGATCCATGAAGCTGTCAGAGAAGGAATGGCAGCTTCAATTGAAGAGAAAGGGCTCGAATTCGGTCCCAGTGTGACGAAACCGCATAAAATCATTTGCGTTGGATTGAATTACAAAAGACATGCGGATGAAACGAATGCACCATATCCTGAAGTGCCGATTTTATTTAACAAGTTTGATAATACATTAACGGGCCATGGATGTGAGATTGCCATTCCAAGCGTAACGAACGAGCTGGACTATGAAGTGGAACTCGGAATCGTGATCGGCAAAAAGACAAAAAACGTATCGGAAGAAGCGGCACTGTCCCATGTGTTCGGATATTGTACGGTCAACGATTTGTCGGCAAGAGATCTGCAAATGAGAACACAGCAATGGCTGCTTGGGAAGACGTGCGATGATTTCAGCCCTGTTGGACCTTACCTGGTAACAGCGGACGAAGTGGGAAATCCAAACGACCTGCAGTTGAAAACGTACGTAAATGATGAAATAAGGCAGAATTCCAATACATCCGATATGATTTTTTCATGCGCGGAAATCATCAGTTATATTTCCAAACATATGACATTGGAACCGGGCGATCTTATATTGACAGGTACACCTGAAGGAGTGGTATTGGGCTTGCCGGCCGAACAGCGTGTTTATATTCAGCCAGGGGATGTGGTCACCGTTGAAATCGAAAAACTGGGAGCACTCACGAACACATTCGTGGCTGAAAGCGAAGAGGCCATGACGAATGCTTAA
- a CDS encoding SDR family NAD(P)-dependent oxidoreductase translates to MRLQNKIAVITGGGSGIGKESARLFASEGAFVIITDIHAENGQGTVSEIKEAGGKAAFYEVDVTNPEAVQSAISQIIETYKKIDILFNNAGISNVGRVDEVEPDVWDRIMSVNVKGVYLPSKYTIPYMMEQKSGVVINMSSCAAEMGLVKRAAYSATKGAVLALTKAMQVDYAPYNIRVNALLPGTILTPFVEDYLKTSYDDPEVAIGTIKKRQLSGDLGRPGDVAKAALFLASDESAFMMGSPLYIDGGVVFGKNA, encoded by the coding sequence ATGAGACTGCAAAATAAAATCGCTGTCATCACTGGCGGGGGAAGCGGGATCGGAAAGGAATCAGCCCGTTTATTCGCTAGTGAAGGCGCATTTGTCATCATTACCGATATTCATGCAGAAAATGGGCAGGGCACTGTTTCTGAAATAAAGGAAGCTGGCGGGAAAGCGGCATTTTATGAGGTGGATGTAACGAATCCGGAAGCGGTTCAATCTGCAATCTCCCAAATCATCGAAACCTATAAGAAAATTGATATATTGTTCAATAATGCCGGAATCTCGAATGTGGGCAGGGTGGACGAAGTGGAACCGGATGTGTGGGACCGAATCATGAGCGTGAATGTGAAGGGGGTATATCTGCCTTCTAAATACACGATTCCTTATATGATGGAACAAAAAAGCGGGGTCGTTATCAATATGTCATCATGTGCAGCGGAAATGGGTCTCGTGAAACGCGCCGCATACTCAGCAACGAAAGGCGCTGTACTTGCTTTGACGAAAGCGATGCAAGTGGATTATGCGCCTTATAATATTCGGGTGAACGCTTTATTGCCAGGTACGATCCTGACTCCGTTCGTCGAAGATTATTTAAAAACTTCATATGACGATCCTGAGGTTGCCATCGGCACGATCAAGAAAAGACAATTGAGCGGAGATTTGGGCAGGCCTGGTGATGTGGCAAAAGCGGCACTGTTCTTAGCTTCGGACGAGTCTGCGTTCATGATGGGATCCCCTTTATATATCGATGGCGGGGTTGTTTTTGGAAAAAATGCATAA
- a CDS encoding SDR family NAD(P)-dependent oxidoreductase → MGKLNNRTALVTGGSRGIGAAIVMRLAEEGANVAINYTSPGSFEKANALKEKVESEFHIQAIVVKANVGVKEDVDAMIGEVEKELGTVDILVNNAGIAPFEPFLSLSEETWDDTYRTNVKSIFLTTQRVAKRMIENKYGKIINITSTASVLVTSPVIPHYISSKAAASHLTKALAVELGKYNINVNAVGPSTVATDMCEEYLEDPQILAKEIEANPMKRLGTEKQIGDSVVFLASDEAMQINGHLLMVDGGLTVKAAQPEDHMNHEQEVTS, encoded by the coding sequence ATGGGTAAATTGAATAATCGAACAGCACTTGTCACAGGAGGCAGCCGGGGAATCGGTGCAGCGATTGTCATGAGATTGGCTGAGGAAGGTGCCAATGTGGCTATCAACTATACATCACCAGGTTCATTTGAAAAAGCGAACGCTTTAAAAGAAAAAGTAGAATCCGAGTTTCATATCCAAGCGATCGTCGTGAAAGCGAACGTTGGGGTGAAGGAAGATGTCGATGCCATGATCGGTGAAGTGGAAAAAGAATTGGGAACAGTGGATATTTTAGTGAATAATGCTGGCATTGCCCCGTTTGAGCCTTTTTTGAGCCTTTCGGAAGAAACATGGGATGATACGTATCGGACCAATGTGAAATCGATCTTTTTGACGACGCAAAGAGTGGCGAAGAGAATGATTGAAAATAAATATGGCAAGATCATCAATATTACATCAACGGCTAGCGTCCTTGTCACGAGTCCGGTCATTCCCCATTATATTTCATCGAAAGCAGCTGCCTCTCATTTAACGAAGGCATTGGCGGTCGAGCTAGGAAAATACAATATCAATGTGAATGCTGTCGGCCCAAGCACCGTTGCGACGGATATGTGTGAGGAATATTTGGAAGATCCGCAAATTCTCGCAAAAGAGATTGAAGCCAATCCGATGAAAAGACTTGGGACGGAAAAGCAAATTGGTGATTCCGTCGTATTTTTGGCTTCCGATGAAGCCATGCAAATCAACGGGCATCTGTTAATGGTGGATGGCGGTTTAACGGTGAAAGCGGCGCAGCCTGAAGATCATATGAATCATGAACAGGAGGTAACGTCATGA
- a CDS encoding UxaA family hydrolase — MSMIKGYRRSNGKFGIRNHLLIIPTVICANHVANRIQQAVPESVAIPHQHGCSQIGDDKERTHKLLGGMGKNPNVGAVLLISLGCEVIDAKVLKQEIEEETGKPVEWLDIQDAGGTINAIKKGTEVAKGLFLELEKVPQVDAPISELIVGVKCGGSDATSGLCSNPALGKTADLLLNKGGTIVMGETTEIIGAEHLVAQKVVSEEVANKLYAYVDRFEKEVERIGADMRGGNPSPGNIEGGLSTIEEKSLGCISKAGTAPLNDVLSFAEALPGNGYYFMDSPGNDIECVSGMAAAGVHMVCFTTGRGTPTGNPIIPVIKITGNEHTAIKMIDNIDMDTSPVMKGKETTEEAGSRIYETIVKTAQGELTKAEILGHQEFSISRISISL, encoded by the coding sequence ATGAGCATGATAAAAGGGTATCGCCGTTCAAATGGAAAATTTGGAATCCGTAATCATCTATTGATCATTCCTACCGTCATTTGCGCCAATCATGTGGCCAACAGAATCCAGCAAGCTGTACCGGAATCAGTGGCCATTCCGCATCAGCATGGATGCAGCCAGATTGGTGATGATAAAGAACGTACACATAAACTACTTGGCGGAATGGGGAAAAACCCGAACGTTGGAGCGGTCCTATTAATCAGCTTGGGCTGTGAGGTGATTGATGCCAAAGTATTGAAACAGGAAATTGAAGAAGAAACGGGAAAACCAGTGGAATGGCTAGATATCCAAGATGCAGGCGGGACGATAAACGCGATTAAGAAGGGGACTGAAGTGGCGAAGGGGTTATTTCTGGAACTCGAAAAAGTGCCGCAAGTGGATGCCCCCATTTCAGAATTGATAGTAGGCGTGAAATGCGGCGGTTCCGATGCTACATCCGGATTGTGCAGCAATCCCGCTTTAGGGAAAACGGCTGATCTGCTCCTGAATAAGGGAGGTACGATCGTAATGGGTGAAACCACGGAAATCATCGGAGCTGAACATCTTGTTGCCCAAAAAGTAGTAAGTGAAGAAGTGGCCAATAAACTATATGCATATGTTGATAGATTCGAAAAAGAAGTGGAACGCATCGGGGCCGATATGCGCGGCGGAAACCCGAGCCCGGGCAACATTGAGGGAGGGCTCTCGACCATCGAGGAAAAATCGCTTGGCTGCATAAGTAAAGCAGGTACAGCCCCATTGAACGATGTCTTATCATTTGCGGAAGCACTCCCGGGTAATGGCTATTACTTCATGGATTCCCCGGGGAATGACATCGAGTGTGTTTCAGGCATGGCGGCAGCCGGTGTACATATGGTCTGCTTTACGACAGGAAGAGGGACACCGACAGGGAACCCGATCATCCCGGTCATCAAAATAACGGGAAATGAACATACGGCCATCAAGATGATCGATAACATCGATATGGATACAAGCCCTGTCATGAAAGGAAAAGAAACGACAGAGGAAGCGGGAAGTCGCATTTACGAAACGATCGTTAAAACGGCACAGGGTGAGCTGACAAAGGCGGAAATTCTAGGGCATCAGGAATTCAGCATCAGCCGGATCAGCATCAGTCTTTAA
- a CDS encoding UxaA family hydrolase: MGKLVYEQDITSIVMSHQDNVATSLKDVEEGETLLYVINGQKEAVEAKRSIPFGHKIAIKPIQRSAAVIKYGEVIGAATMDIEPGEHVHVHNIEGIRGRGDKAEGEQKQ; encoded by the coding sequence ATGGGCAAGTTAGTTTATGAACAGGACATTACAAGCATCGTCATGTCTCATCAGGATAATGTTGCGACATCATTAAAAGATGTAGAAGAAGGGGAAACATTACTCTATGTCATCAATGGTCAAAAAGAGGCAGTGGAAGCAAAGCGTTCGATTCCATTTGGGCATAAAATCGCAATCAAACCGATTCAGCGATCGGCGGCCGTCATCAAATATGGAGAAGTGATCGGTGCAGCCACGATGGATATCGAGCCTGGTGAACATGTCCATGTACATAATATTGAGGGAATCAGAGGAAGAGGAGATAAGGCGGAAGGGGAGCAAAAACAATGA
- a CDS encoding amidohydrolase family protein: protein MMIDAHQHFWRIDRGDYSWLTNDMGVLYRDYLPDDLSPLIHKNDISGTVLVQAAPTYEETIFLLSLYDRHDWIYGVVGWLDLSAPSFPEQLDSLMKRPGIVGLRPMLQDLEDSAWILQEQVVENLKQLIRYDLPLDLLINHKHISSVLTLMKTLPDLKAVIDHMAKPNISAGELNKWQEEMNALSQFPNIWCKLSGLLTQADPAMWKVDDFTPYIQHIVRAFGPDRLLFGSDWPVCLSAGSYEEAVAVIKWNLPETLTLAEVDGIFSGNAKAFYKLKERGEENGQVSL, encoded by the coding sequence ATGATGATTGATGCACATCAGCATTTTTGGAGAATTGACCGAGGTGATTACTCTTGGCTTACAAATGATATGGGAGTCCTATATCGGGATTATCTTCCCGACGATTTATCACCATTAATACATAAGAATGATATTTCGGGGACGGTCCTGGTACAAGCGGCTCCAACCTATGAAGAGACTATATTTCTATTATCCTTGTATGACCGCCATGACTGGATATATGGCGTGGTGGGCTGGCTTGACTTATCTGCTCCATCCTTCCCGGAGCAATTGGATTCATTGATGAAACGACCGGGAATTGTTGGTTTACGCCCTATGTTGCAGGATCTGGAAGACAGTGCTTGGATTTTACAAGAACAAGTGGTGGAAAATCTGAAACAGCTAATTCGATATGATCTTCCGCTGGATTTGTTGATTAATCATAAACATATTTCATCTGTTTTAACATTAATGAAAACGCTTCCTGACCTAAAGGCCGTCATCGACCATATGGCTAAACCGAATATATCAGCAGGGGAATTAAACAAATGGCAAGAAGAAATGAATGCTTTGTCACAGTTTCCGAACATTTGGTGCAAACTGTCGGGTTTATTGACCCAAGCGGATCCTGCAATGTGGAAGGTGGATGACTTTACGCCATACATACAACATATTGTTCGGGCGTTTGGGCCGGACCGTTTACTTTTCGGCAGCGATTGGCCTGTATGTTTATCAGCTGGGAGCTATGAAGAGGCAGTGGCGGTCATAAAATGGAATTTACCGGAAACTTTAACACTAGCTGAAGTGGATGGGATATTTTCTGGAAATGCAAAAGCCTTTTACAAGCTAAAAGAAAGGGGAGAGGAAAATGGGCAAGTTAGTTTATGA
- a CDS encoding glyoxalase/bleomycin resistance/dioxygenase family protein, with the protein MITHFADLELLTVSIEGAKQCYAKRLQFPILFESKDFIQFQLTPFTTLSFKEAFEPISPAHFAFQVPYSHFDEVTAFVQQSGLLVLSQEQGQYMDETNGRKNLYFRDGDSNLLEIIAHDYVNEDELKASGMLQILYLREIGFPVDSVPNLREWLKSHFGMKTEKDQDIFNFVISGTAHAIVVSKLRPWIPIAMKASPPKMAVTFGTPNNRFINDLSKQLDHTFSDGSKKLFLSKDSYSFYIEHTPEFSASMVKNLNLPI; encoded by the coding sequence TTGATTACTCATTTCGCGGATTTAGAATTACTGACAGTATCTATAGAAGGTGCAAAGCAATGCTATGCTAAACGCCTGCAGTTTCCCATTCTATTTGAATCTAAAGACTTTATTCAGTTTCAGCTTACGCCCTTTACGACGTTAAGTTTTAAAGAAGCGTTTGAACCCATTTCTCCAGCACACTTTGCTTTTCAAGTCCCCTATTCTCATTTTGATGAAGTAACAGCATTTGTGCAACAATCCGGATTATTGGTCCTAAGCCAAGAACAGGGTCAGTATATGGACGAAACGAACGGTAGAAAAAATTTATATTTTCGTGATGGAGATAGTAATCTTCTCGAGATTATTGCCCATGATTATGTGAATGAGGATGAACTGAAGGCATCCGGTATGTTACAAATACTTTATTTAAGAGAGATTGGCTTCCCTGTTGATTCTGTACCAAACTTACGAGAGTGGCTGAAAAGTCACTTTGGTATGAAAACGGAAAAAGATCAAGATATATTTAATTTCGTCATTAGCGGAACAGCACATGCAATAGTGGTTTCAAAACTAAGGCCTTGGATTCCTATTGCTATGAAGGCCTCACCGCCAAAGATGGCGGTGACATTCGGTACACCCAATAATCGTTTTATTAATGACCTATCAAAACAATTGGATCACACTTTTTCAGATGGCTCCAAGAAACTATTTCTATCTAAGGATAGTTATTCTTTTTATATTGAACATACCCCTGAATTCAGTGCATCAATGGTGAAAAATCTGAATTTACCTATTTGA
- a CDS encoding GNAT family N-acetyltransferase, producing MPIREATMADAEGIAIVHVDCWRTTYKDIMPSDFLDNLSYGQRKELWKKNISSDGNYVYVAENNEGKIVGFISGGKREKNIVKDSGDLTSIYILENFQRMGIGKELIKELFFKFDELGFKTIFVEVLEDNKSRYFYEAFGAELLKNEKIKMAGAELNLLVYEWKDISPVLL from the coding sequence ATGCCAATAAGAGAGGCAACGATGGCGGATGCCGAAGGAATAGCTATAGTCCATGTGGATTGCTGGAGAACCACTTATAAAGATATAATGCCGAGTGATTTTTTAGATAATCTGTCTTATGGGCAAAGGAAAGAATTATGGAAAAAGAATATATCCAGTGATGGAAATTATGTTTATGTTGCTGAAAATAACGAGGGGAAAATAGTTGGATTTATAAGTGGCGGGAAAAGGGAAAAAAATATAGTTAAGGATTCTGGTGATTTAACTTCAATTTATATCCTCGAAAATTTTCAAAGAATGGGGATAGGTAAGGAACTCATCAAAGAATTATTCTTTAAATTCGACGAACTGGGATTTAAGACAATTTTTGTTGAGGTGCTTGAAGATAATAAATCTCGATACTTCTATGAGGCATTTGGTGCTGAATTGCTTAAAAACGAAAAAATCAAAATGGCTGGCGCTGAATTGAATCTATTGGTTTATGAGTGGAAGGATATTAGCCCAGTATTGTTATGA
- a CDS encoding LacI family DNA-binding transcriptional regulator, with protein sequence MTTIYDIAKKANVSTMTVSRVINNKGNISEKTREKVEAVIKELNYIPNSAAQSLNIKRTKLLSLIITDITNPFFTQVARGAADKANQMGYQLILCNTDEDYEKESEYIDALISKRVDGVIIAPTGDQSMKNLKKLIKNRVPFTLIDRQIQDVSCDRVLGDNYEGTKKLLQHLIDFGHERIAMVHGPLTISTSKERYQAYIETLKINDLTIDHSFVIETHYKQEKQWNGIDGLMNVPPSERPTAIFAANNFIAIKIIKSLREKQIKVPEDIAVVCFDDLELFSDFDPFLTVSSQPAYDFGYLGTQLVIERVDEVGPADYRTINLKPELVIRKSSGAPIK encoded by the coding sequence GTGACGACAATTTACGATATTGCGAAAAAAGCGAATGTATCAACGATGACTGTATCGAGAGTCATTAATAATAAAGGGAATATCAGTGAAAAGACAAGGGAAAAAGTTGAAGCGGTCATTAAAGAGCTTAACTATATCCCGAATTCCGCTGCCCAAAGTTTGAATATTAAAAGAACGAAGCTGCTTTCATTAATCATAACCGATATCACGAACCCCTTTTTCACCCAGGTGGCGAGAGGGGCAGCGGATAAAGCCAATCAAATGGGATATCAGCTCATTTTATGCAATACCGATGAGGATTACGAAAAAGAGAGTGAATATATCGATGCATTGATTTCAAAACGGGTGGATGGCGTAATCATTGCACCAACAGGCGATCAATCGATGAAAAATTTAAAGAAATTAATTAAAAACAGGGTTCCATTTACATTGATAGATAGGCAAATTCAAGATGTTTCTTGTGATCGGGTACTTGGTGATAACTATGAAGGAACGAAAAAGCTTCTTCAGCATCTCATCGATTTTGGACACGAACGAATCGCTATGGTTCATGGTCCGCTAACGATCTCCACTTCGAAAGAGCGTTATCAGGCCTATATTGAAACGCTGAAAATAAATGATTTGACCATCGATCACTCTTTCGTCATAGAGACTCATTACAAACAGGAAAAGCAATGGAACGGCATTGACGGATTGATGAATGTCCCGCCCTCTGAGCGGCCAACGGCGATTTTTGCCGCCAACAATTTCATTGCCATCAAAATTATAAAAAGTTTACGAGAAAAACAGATTAAAGTGCCTGAAGACATTGCCGTCGTTTGCTTTGACGACTTAGAATTATTCTCGGACTTCGATCCTTTTTTAACCGTATCATCACAGCCTGCTTACGATTTCGGATATCTAGGAACACAATTAGTGATCGAGCGAGTGGATGAAGTCGGTCCTGCCGACTATCGGACGATCAATTTAAAGCCTGAATTGGTAATCAGGAAATCATCTGGAGCTCCTATTAAATAA
- a CDS encoding VOC family protein, with product MGVQAEKIFVNLPVKDLDASVEFFTKVGFEFNEQMTNENATCMVISESIYVMLLVEDYFKTFTKKEIPNSAASTEAIVALSVKSKEEVDEIVNRALDAGGKPFNEAIDHGFMYGWSFLDIDGHSWEVFYMDESGFNQN from the coding sequence ATGGGAGTTCAAGCGGAAAAGATTTTTGTAAACTTGCCTGTTAAAGATTTGGATGCCTCAGTAGAATTTTTCACAAAGGTCGGCTTTGAGTTTAACGAGCAAATGACCAATGAAAATGCAACATGCATGGTTATCAGCGAGTCCATATATGTCATGTTATTGGTGGAAGATTACTTTAAAACGTTTACGAAGAAGGAAATCCCGAATTCAGCAGCGAGTACGGAAGCCATCGTCGCCCTGTCCGTTAAAAGTAAGGAAGAAGTCGATGAAATCGTGAATAGGGCACTGGATGCTGGCGGAAAGCCTTTCAATGAAGCCATTGATCATGGTTTCATGTACGGTTGGAGTTTTTTGGATATCGACGGGCATTCTTGGGAAGTATTTTACATGGACGAAAGCGGATTTAATCAAAATTAA
- a CDS encoding PTS sugar transporter subunit IIA, whose amino-acid sequence MFKKLFSKKESVEQLLAPINGQVINIEDVPDPVFSGKMMGDGIAILPEEGLVVSPIDAEVIQVFHTKHALGLRTKLGIELLIHIGLETVNLNGEGFEVHVAEGQNVKAGDKLVTFDINLIKSKAPSIVTPIVVTNGELVEKLEKTKSTQANINETQIMSVYLK is encoded by the coding sequence ATGTTCAAAAAATTATTCAGTAAAAAAGAAAGTGTGGAACAGCTGCTTGCTCCTATTAATGGACAAGTAATAAATATTGAAGATGTTCCAGATCCGGTGTTTTCCGGTAAAATGATGGGGGACGGAATAGCGATACTTCCTGAGGAGGGGTTGGTCGTATCTCCAATCGATGCAGAAGTAATCCAAGTTTTTCATACTAAACATGCACTTGGCCTCCGCACAAAGCTTGGCATTGAATTGTTGATTCATATTGGATTGGAAACAGTTAACCTTAATGGTGAGGGATTTGAAGTCCACGTCGCAGAAGGGCAAAATGTAAAAGCAGGAGACAAGCTTGTTACATTTGATATCAATCTGATAAAATCCAAAGCTCCAAGCATCGTAACTCCAATTGTTGTCACGAATGGCGAGCTAGTTGAAAAATTGGAAAAAACAAAAAGCACCCAAGCGAATATAAACGAAACACAGATTATGAGTGTTTATTTGAAGTAG
- a CDS encoding iron chaperone encodes MEGTNTFHSIDEYIIQFPEEVQEILLTLRKVIKDAAPDAEEKISYQMPTFVLYGNLVHFAAYKKHIGFYPTPSAISAFESALTEYKCSKGAVQFPLNKPIPYELITEMVIYRVEENKKKKAEGKSKKKK; translated from the coding sequence ATGGAAGGAACCAATACATTTCATTCAATTGATGAATATATTATACAATTTCCCGAAGAAGTTCAGGAGATACTGCTAACGTTGAGAAAAGTCATAAAGGATGCAGCACCGGATGCGGAAGAAAAGATAAGCTATCAAATGCCTACCTTTGTTTTATATGGAAATCTGGTACATTTCGCTGCCTATAAAAAACATATAGGATTCTATCCGACTCCTAGCGCGATTTCTGCGTTTGAATCTGCTCTAACGGAATATAAATGTTCAAAAGGGGCCGTTCAGTTTCCGCTAAACAAGCCAATTCCTTATGAATTAATAACCGAGATGGTTATATATAGAGTGGAAGAGAACAAAAAGAAAAAAGCAGAAGGCAAATCAAAAAAGAAAAAATAA
- a CDS encoding TetR-like C-terminal domain-containing protein: MIGLIIEWIDNDFKQSPAYMGDQLIQILNFHTPKFYLKDR, translated from the coding sequence ATCATTGGATTGATAATAGAATGGATTGACAATGATTTCAAACAATCACCTGCGTATATGGGCGACCAGCTTATCCAAATATTGAATTTTCACACGCCGAAATTCTATCTAAAAGACCGATGA
- a CDS encoding alpha/beta hydrolase produces the protein MKINQRKVNSNEKEISYTYIENGSPAVCFMFSGAGYTYEKPLFYYSTMVMLQNQYDVVHIHYAYDQDIFKHPLVDITKVIVNDINPVITEILQNHEYQGTVFLGKSLGTIPIISGIMKSERFMKAKMILLTPLLKFDSIFDGLLSSNHSAHIVIGEKDHHYIPDKIQAIENKTNISIDKIPHANHSLDMEPLNVSRSITVLEGVMNRMEEFIKG, from the coding sequence ATGAAGATTAACCAAAGAAAAGTAAATAGTAATGAAAAAGAAATTTCATACACATATATTGAAAACGGAAGTCCAGCCGTGTGTTTTATGTTTTCAGGTGCGGGATACACGTATGAGAAGCCGTTATTCTATTATTCGACGATGGTGATGCTTCAAAATCAGTATGATGTCGTGCATATTCATTACGCTTACGACCAGGATATTTTCAAGCATCCATTGGTAGATATAACAAAAGTGATCGTTAATGATATAAATCCCGTCATTACAGAAATACTTCAAAACCATGAATATCAAGGAACAGTGTTTTTAGGTAAATCACTTGGCACCATCCCCATCATCAGCGGAATTATGAAAAGTGAGCGGTTTATGAAAGCCAAAATGATTTTGCTTACGCCCCTATTGAAGTTCGATTCGATTTTTGATGGATTATTGAGCAGCAATCATTCAGCACATATAGTTATAGGAGAAAAAGATCATCATTATATTCCAGATAAAATCCAAGCGATTGAAAATAAAACGAACATAAGCATCGATAAAATCCCGCATGCAAACCATTCCTTGGATATGGAACCTTTGAATGTCTCGAGGTCGATTACCGTGCTAGAAGGTGTAATGAATAGAATGGAAGAGTTTATAAAAGGATAG
- the blaOXA gene encoding class D beta-lactamase, translated as MKIKSLCFILVLLVTGSMGTIQASANEVKELDIGESFDGAEGTMVLQNLKNDKVYIYNKQRSKVRYTPESTFKVANALIGLQTKAVSDEYEVKRWDGVIREFEDWNRDHTLASAMRHSVIWYYQAMARDIGAENMQKYVNLINYGNRDISGGIDQFWLDSSIKISAREQVQFIENLVEEKLPIDKQHMRTVKRIMINEEADSYVLHGKTGTRLSDMGLGWYVGYIETDKGKWAFATNMDGSGSKAKTITLDALKELDIIKE; from the coding sequence ATGAAAATCAAATCGTTATGTTTCATTCTTGTCCTGCTAGTCACTGGTTCCATGGGTACGATTCAAGCAAGTGCAAACGAGGTGAAAGAACTGGATATCGGGGAGTCTTTCGATGGTGCGGAAGGCACGATGGTTCTCCAAAACCTTAAAAATGATAAAGTATATATCTATAACAAACAGAGAAGTAAAGTACGCTACACCCCGGAATCGACATTCAAAGTCGCGAATGCATTAATCGGTCTACAGACAAAAGCGGTGAGCGATGAGTATGAAGTGAAGCGCTGGGATGGCGTAATCAGGGAATTTGAGGATTGGAACAGAGATCATACGCTGGCTTCAGCCATGAGGCATTCCGTGATCTGGTATTATCAAGCAATGGCCCGCGATATCGGGGCGGAAAACATGCAGAAATATGTGAACCTGATCAATTACGGCAATCGTGATATCTCCGGTGGTATCGATCAGTTCTGGCTCGACAGCAGCATAAAGATTTCTGCCCGGGAACAAGTCCAATTCATCGAAAACCTTGTAGAGGAAAAACTGCCTATCGATAAGCAGCATATGAGAACCGTAAAGAGAATCATGATCAATGAAGAAGCAGACTCATATGTCCTCCATGGAAAAACCGGTACACGCCTTTCTGATATGGGATTGGGCTGGTATGTGGGTTACATCGAAACGGACAAAGGCAAATGGGCCTTCGCAACGAACATGGACGGCAGCGGAAGCAAAGCCAAAACGATTACACTTGATGCCTTGAAAGAGTTGGATATCATAAAGGAATAA